The Fulvia fulva chromosome 11, complete sequence genome segment CACCACCTTCCGAGCTGCTGCACGAAAATGCGTGACCAGAAGTTCTCACAGTAGAGTTACCGTACATCATCCACAAGCGACCATGCCACAACAAGCCATAAGCGTACACGGGCTGTACGCAACAGACGTGAAGCAGAATATTGAACTGCTCATCGACAATCTGGTCAACATCAAGGATGAGACTGGAGAATTCCTGCTAAGACTGCCCGATGGCCGGGTCTTCGACACCAAAGGCTGGAACGATTGGGAATGGACTCACGGGATTGGCCTGCTTGGTCTGTGGCAATATTACGCCGTCGAGGGTTCGCCAAAGGCACTGCAAGTCATGCAGGACTGGTACAAGGGTCAGCTCGCTTCGGGAACTACCAAGAACATCAACACCATGGCTGTCTTCACCACACTGGCATACCTTTACGAGAAGACTGGAGAGCAGACGTACCTTCCGTGGCTCGACTCGTGGGCGGAATGGGCCATGTATGAGCTTCCAAGGACGGAGTTCGGTGGTATGCAGCACATGACCTATCTCACCGACAACTACAACGAGTTGTGGGATGATACGTTGATGATGACTGTGCTTCCGCTGGCGAAGATTGGCTTGCTTCTCAACAGACCTCATTATGTCGAGGAGGCTAAGCGACAAGTTCTGCTGCACATCAAGTACCTCTTCGACCCGACGACAGGACTGTTCTTCCACGGCTGGAAGTTTGACAAAGCGGCGCCAGGTGGCTTTGGTCATAACTTCGCTCGGGCGAGATGGGCTCGCGGGAATTCGTGGTTGACCATATTCATTCCTGACTTCATCGAGCTGTTGAATCTGCCCCCGGGCGACAGCTTCCGAACACATCTTATCGACACACTGGAAGCTCAATGTGCTGCACTACGGCGACTCCAGGATGAGGAAGGTGCGTGGCGGACGATCCTCGATGTGCCGCTCAGTGAAGGCAGCTATGTTGAAGCATCGGCGACCGCTGGCTTCGCGTATGGAATCCTGAAAGGTGTAAGGAAGCGGTATATCAGCAAAGACTATGAGCCGATCGCTTTGAAAGCGGTGAATGCTGTTCTGAAGAGGATCGACCCCAGTGGTGAGCTGAAGGATGTCAGCTTCGGTACTGGCATGGGTCATGACCTCCAGCATTACAAGGACATTCCTTTGACCAGTATGCCGTATGGGCAGTCGATGGCGATGATGTTGCTGGTCGAACTGTTGCAGAGGTTCCGGTAGGATGTTTCTGATAGCACTATAGATATAGACTGCCTGTACAACGATAACATGAGGTGCGCTTCAGTCTGTCCTCAATCGATGTCGGAAAGGTCATGGTATTCATCTGCCCTTTCGCCCTCGATAGGATCGCCACCAGAAGATACTGAGGCGTAGTCTGGGTCATCGTCTTCCTCGGCTTCCGAATCGTTCTCTTGCTCGTCCTGGTCATCGGCACTGTCCTCGTCGGAAGCATCGTTAGTCATGCCACTGCCCGTGCGCTCGCGCCCAGTGCCAGCTCCGTCGACAGCAACGACCTTGCCAACATGAACCGCTTCATCGTGAGCGTCTACGTCATAGTCTTTGTCAATGCGCTCCTCTGTATAGAACTCCCGATACTG includes the following:
- a CDS encoding Unsaturated rhamnogalacturonyl hydrolase, translated to MPQQAISVHGLYATDVKQNIELLIDNLVNIKDETGEFLLRLPDGRVFDTKGWNDWEWTHGIGLLGLWQYYAVEGSPKALQVMQDWYKGQLASGTTKNINTMAVFTTLAYLYEKTGEQTYLPWLDSWAEWAMYELPRTEFGGMQHMTYLTDNYNELWDDTLMMTVLPLAKIGLLLNRPHYVEEAKRQVLLHIKYLFDPTTGLFFHGWKFDKAAPGGFGHNFARARWARGNSWLTIFIPDFIELLNLPPGDSFRTHLIDTLEAQCAALRRLQDEEGAWRTILDVPLSEGSYVEASATAGFAYGILKGVRKRYISKDYEPIALKAVNAVLKRIDPSGELKDVSFGTGMGHDLQHYKDIPLTSMPYGQSMAMMLLVELLQRFR